The Apium graveolens cultivar Ventura chromosome 11, ASM990537v1, whole genome shotgun sequence genome has a window encoding:
- the LOC141698364 gene encoding uncharacterized protein LOC141698364 has translation MPLECFLKLLAKKKVGAETGGASEGSGDPGKLSAGSAGRDLLSVVGGMAKDSKADVAAKDKKRHREHGSSRSHHHKKQKDASKVVILEDSNPASIGLAVSKKDGLDTKVGSGDLVLDKEKEIVIAEYPLGVEVLEPPKLHFLVACRDYALKFVAKVEAANVGNVFADVGEVQSFVARSLT, from the exons ATGCCTTTGGAGTGTTTCTTGAAGTTGTTGGCCAAGAAGAAGGTTGGAGCTGAAACTGGTGGAGCATCTGAGGGAAGTGGTGATCCTGGGAAGCTTTCTGCTGGATCTGCGGGTCGCGACTTGCTTTCTGTAGTAGGAGGCATGGCGAAAGACTCGAAGGCAGATGTAGCTGCGAAGGATAAGAAGAGGCACCGTGAACATGGATCTTCTCGTTCTCATCACCACAAGAAACAGAAGGACGCTTCGAAAGTAGTTATTCTTGAGGACAGCAACCCTGCTTCGATTGGTTTGGCTGTGTCGAAGAAGGATGGACTGGACACAAAGGTTGGTTCTGGAGATTTGGTTCTTGATAAAGAAAAAGAGATTGTTATTGCGGAGTATCCACTGGGCGTTGAGGTCTTAGAGCCCCCAAAGCTTCACTTCCTCGTGGCTTGCCGCGATTATGCTTTGAAG TTTGTGGCCAAGGTCGAGGCTGCTAATGTTGGTAATGTTTTTGCTGATGTTGGAGAAGTCCAAAGCTTCGTAGCGAGGTCCTTGACTTGA
- the LOC141697620 gene encoding homeobox-leucine zipper protein ATHB-52-like gives MNNFKNPQNQKHYSKSNKKKRLTQEQVRLLEASFNGNNRLEPERKLQLARELDIPPRQIAIWYQNKRARWKNQSLELDYTALHMRLEAALTQKRQLEKEAQRLRIELQKSQAEIAVKQQVQMFHTQPPLVSLSSISSNCDEVRSSSLHEDQVNCSWMHDQAMRVEEFYACLMGANGSNFNSSTC, from the coding sequence ATGAACAATTTCAAGAATCCGCAGAACCAGAAGCACTACTCTAAAAGCAACAAGAAGAAGAGGCTTACACAGGAGCAAGTAAGGCTACTAGAGGCAAGTTTCAATGGAAACAACCGGCTCGAACCGGAGCGAAAACTCCAGCTTGCGCGGGAGCTAGACATTCCCCCGAGACAAATAGCCATTTGGTACCAGAACAAGCGTGCACGTTGGAAGAATCAGAGCCTTGAGTTGGACTACACAGCTCTTCATATGAGGCTAGAGGCTGCATTAACTCAAAAGAGGCAGCTTGAGAAGGAAGCTCAGCGCCTTCGGATCGAGCTACAAAAGTCACAGGCGGAAATTGCAGTTAAACAACAGGTGCAAATGTTTCACACGCAGCCTCCTCTTGTTTCGTTATCTTCAATCTCAAGTAATTGTGATGAAGTAAGGAGCTCGAGCTTGCACGAGGATCAAGTGAATTGTTCGTGGATGCATGATCAGGCCATGCGAGTTGAGGAGTTCTATGCTTGTTTGATGGGCGCAAATGGATCAAACTTTAACTCAAGTACGTGCTAA